The Siniperca chuatsi isolate FFG_IHB_CAS linkage group LG9, ASM2008510v1, whole genome shotgun sequence genome includes a region encoding these proteins:
- the dedd1 gene encoding death effector domain-containing 1 isoform X3, with protein MAAVRHPGYPLRDSLYWDETECLNYYGMLSLHEVFDIVGSQLSETDIEVLSFLLNETCPASHPLDPAGWTVEPCVGDPDDSGVSPSPELLKAWRKLKPQSSQGHLVASYKPTSGLELLLELERRGYLSDGNLEPLLQLLRVLTRHDLLPLVSHKKRRTVSPERIEQSYGIESREFLCASGMPHSCRQTEIPLPSFTQQLRTSNYPPMPGPSTRRRRKKRGNGWSHRPKKTSRQDQPMPPPPPPPPPHKVSCKCRLVGCLLSFLSTLFEGSCPVTTRCSTCYALLSSLIQSCHESTVKPHISSLKNYLNSCLRQSNSTGKLHYVIHFQCSVPHFNSCLQSMLVSLRTLRLR; from the exons ATGGCCGCAGTGCGTCACCCAGGTTACCCACTCAGGGACTCACTTTACTGGGATGAAACAGAATGCCTAAACTACTATGGGATGTTGTCTCTCCATGAGGTCTTTGACATAGTTGGTTCTCAGCTGTCAGAGACTGACATTGAGGTGTTATCATTCCTTCTGAATGAAACCTGTCCTGCATCACACCCTCTTGATCCAGCAGGCTGGACAGTTGAGCCCTGTGTGGGCGATCCAGATGACTCTGGCGTGTCCCCGAGTCCTGAGCTGCTAAAGGCCTGGAGGAAGTTAAAGCCTCAGAGCTCCCAGGGTCACTTAGTGGCCTCATATAAGCCCACAAGTGGCCTTGAGCTGTTGTTAGAGCTGGAGAGGCGAGGATACCTCAGTGATGGCAACCTGGAGCCACTACTGCAACTACTGAGAGTCCTCACTCGTCATGACCTACTGCCTTTAGTGTCCCACAAGAAAAGGAGGACAG TATCTCCAGAGAGAATTGAACAGAGTTATGGAATAGAGAGCAGGGAGTTTTTGTGCGCCTCTGGAATGCCAcacagctgcagacagacagaaatacctCTTCCATCTTTCACACAGCAATTGAGAACCA GTAATTACCCTCCTATGCCTGGGCCATCCactaggaggaggaggaagaagaggggaaaTGGCTGGAGCCACAGGCCCAAGAAAACAAGCAGACAAGaccagccaatgcctccaccaccaccaccaccaccaccacataAAGTGTCCTGCA AGTGCAGACTGGTAGGTTGTCTCCTGTCCTTTTTGTCTACTCTATTTGAAGGAAGTTGTCCAGTCACCACTAGATGCAGCACTTGTTATGCTTTATTGTCAAGCTTGATACAAAGTTGTCACGAGTCAACTGTCAAACCTCACATATCTtctttgaaaaattatttgaacAGTTGTTTGAGACAATCTAACTCCACTGGAAAGCTGCACTATGTAATCCATTTTCAATGTTCTGTTCCACATTTCAACTCTTGTCTGCAATCAATGCTAGTTTCTCTCCGCACATTAAGATTGAGATAA
- the rabac1 gene encoding prenylated Rab acceptor protein 1 has product MPSGAPKGENCLVDMDSKAGDLFSAEDAHPTGTGGAGILAKLWLPKGFSASMAKEWIDRRRVSIRPWASFVDQRKFSKPRNFGEMCQRVVKNVEIYNSNYTFIFLGLILYCIISSPMLLIALAVFAGAFYIIHLKSLESKLVVLGRELTVPHQMSLAGAVSLPVFWLAGAGAAVFWVLGATLFVIGSHAAFRELEGSDMEELLMESV; this is encoded by the exons ATGCCATCTGGAGCTCCAAAGGGGGAGAACTGTCTTGTAGACATGGACAGCAAGGCTGGAGATCTATTCAGTGCTGAGGATGCTCATCCAACTGGCACAGGTGGAGCTGGAATCTTGGCAAA GCTCTGGCTCCCCAAAGGCTTTTCAGCCAGTATGGCTAAAGAGTGGATCGACAGGCGTCGAGTGTCCATTCGACCTTGGGCCAGCTTCGTGGACCAACGCAAGTTTTCAAAACCCCGCAACTTTGGAGAGATGTGTCAGAGGGTGGTGAAAAACGTGGAAATTTACAACAGCAACTATACCTTCATCTTCCTGGGTCTCATCCTCTACTGCAT TATCAGCTCTCCAATGCTACTGATTGCCTTGGCTGTGTTCGCTGGTGCCTTCTACATAATTCACCTCAAGTCACTGGAGTCCAAACTTGTTGTCCTCG GCAGGGAGCTGACTGTCCCTCACCAGATGAGTCTGGCTGGagctgtctctctacctgtgtTCTGGTTGGCCGGAGCTGGAGCTGCAGTCTTTTGGGTTCTGG GAGCGACACTGTTTGTGATTGGCTCTCATGCTGCGTTCCGGGAGCTGGAGGGATCTGACATGGAAGAGCTCCTCATGGAGTCTGTGTGA
- the atp1a3b gene encoding sodium/potassium-transporting ATPase subunit alpha-3b isoform X2, which yields MGDKSDRSPKKKKGTKDMDDLKKEVPITEHKMSIEEVCRKFQTDIVQGLTNAKAAEFLIRDGPNALTPPPTTPEWVKFCRQLFGGFSILLWIGAILCFLAYAIQAATEDEPAGDNLYLGIVLTAVVVITGCFSYFQEAKSSKIMESFKNMVPQQALVIREGEKVQINAEEVVAGDLIEVKGGDRIPADIRVVSAHGCKVDNSSLTGESEPQSRSPDCTHDNPLETRNVAFFSTNCVEGTARGLVICTGDRTVMGRIATLTSGLETGKTPIAKEIEHFIQIITGVAVFLGVTFFILAIILGYTWLEAVIFLIGIIVANVPEGLLATVTVCLTLTAKRMAKKNCLVKNLEAVETLGSTSTICSDKTGTLTQNRMTVAHMWFDNQIHEADTTEDQSGAAFDKSSVTWLSLARIAGLCNRAQFKAGQDSFPILKRDVAGDASESALLKCIELSCGSVRMMRDKNKKVAEIPFNSTNKYQLSVHETEDPNDNRYLLVMKGAPERILDRCSTIMIQGKEQPMDEELKEAFQNAYMELGGLGERVLGFCHQMLPEDQYPKGFAFDTEDVNFQTDNLCFVGLMSMIDPPRAAVPDAVGKCRSAGIKVIMVTGDHPITAKAIAKGVGIISEGNETVEDIAARLNIPVSQVNPRDAKACVIHGTDLKDLSQDQMDDILRNHTEIVFARTSPQQKLIIVEGCQRLGAIVAVTGDGVNDSPALKKADIGVAMGISGSDVSKQAADMILLDDNFASIVTGVEEGRLIFDNLKKSIAYTLTSNIPEITPFLFFIIVNIPLPLGTITILCIDLGTDMVPAISLAYETAESDIMKRQPRNPFRDKLVNERLISIAYGQIGMIQALGGFFAYFVILAENGFLPSRLVGIRLKWDDRSVNDLEDSYGQQWTYEQRKIVEFTCHTAFFVSIVVVQWADVIICKTRRNSVFQQGMRNKILIFGLFEETALAAFLSYCPGMDVALRMYPLKPTWWFCAFPYSFLIFVYDEVRKLLLRRNPGGWVEKETYY from the exons GACAAAAGTGACCGATCCcccaagaagaagaaggggacCAAGGACATGGATGACCTGAAGAAGGAAGTGCCCATT aCGGAACATAAGATGTCCATAGAGGAAGTATGCAGGAAATTCCAGACTGACATTGTCCAG GGACTGACCAATGCCAAGGCAGCAGAATTTCTGATTAGGGATGGTCCCAATGCTCTCACCCCTCCTCCCACCACCCCGGAGTGGGTCAAGTTCTGTCGCCAGCTGTTCGGTGGATTCTCCATCCTGCTGTGGATCGGCGCCATCCTCTGCTTCCTGGCCTACGCCATCCAGGCAGCCACTGAGGACGAACCTGCAGGAGACAAT ttgTACCTTGGTATTGTGCTCACAGCTGTCGTCGTCATTACTGGTTGCTTCTCATACTTTCAAGAGGCCAAGAGCTCCAAAATCATGGAGTCTTTCAAGAACATGGTGCCTCAg CAAGCATTGGTGATCCGTGAGGGTGAGAAGGTACAGATCAACGCTGAAGAAGTGGTGGCCGGAGATCTGATTGAAGTGAAGGGAGGAGACAGGATCCCTGCTGACATCAGGGTGGTTTCTGCTCATGGCTGCAag GTTGATAACTCCTCACTAACAGGCGAGTCAGAACCTCAGAGCAGGTCACCTGACTGCACTCATGACAACCCCTTGGAGACCCGAAACGTTGCTTTCTTCTCCACCAACTGTGTGGAAG GCACAGCGCGTGGCCTTGTTATCTGCACTGGAGACCGCACAGTCATGGGTCGCATTGCTACTCTGACCTCTGGCCTGGAGACCGGCAAAACCCCCATCGCCAAAGAGATCGAGCACTTCATCCAGATCATCACAGGCGTGGCCGTCTTCCTGGGTGTCACGTTTTTTATCCTCGCTATCATCTTGGGTTACACCTGGCTGGAGGCTGTCATCTTCCTCATTGGTATCATTGTGGCTAACGTGCCAGAAGGGCTGCTGGCCACTGTCACT GTATGTCTGACCCTGACTGCCAAACGTATGGCTAAAAAGAACTGCCTGGTGAAGAACTTGGAAGCTGTGGAAACCCTGGgctccacctccaccatctGCTCTGACAAGACAGGCACCCTGACCCAGAACAGGATGACTGTGGCCCACATGTGGTTTGACAACCAGATCCACGAGGCCGACACCACCGAGGACCAGTCTG GTGCCGCTTTTGACAAGAGCTCAGTGACATGGTTGTCTCTGGCTCGCATCGCTGGTCTGTGTAACCGCGCTCAGTTCAAAGCTGGACAAGACTCATTTCCCATCCTGAAGCGTGACGTGGCCGGCGATGCCTCAGAGTCCGCCCTGCTGAAATGTATCGAGCTTTCCTGTGGCTCAGTCAGGATGATGAGGGATAAGAACAAGAAGGTGGCTGAGATCCCCTTTAACTCCACCAACAAATACCAA CTCTCAGTGCATGAGACGGAGGATCCCAATGACAACCGCTACCTGCTGGTGATGAAGGGAGCCCCTGAGAGGATCCTAGACCGTTGCTCCACTATCATGATACAGGGCAAGGAGCAACCTATGGATGAGGAGTTGAAGGAAGCTTTCCAGAATGCCTACATGGAGCTGGGAGGATTGGGAGAGAGAGTACTGG GTTTCTGCCACCAGATGCTGCCAGAAGACCAGTACCCCAAGGGCTTTGCCTTTGACACAGAGGATGTCAACTTCCAGACAGACAACCTTTGCTTTGTTGGCCTCATGTCCATGATCGACCCTCCTCGTGCTGCTGTGCCTGATGCTGTTGGCAAATGCCGATCTGCTGGTATCAAG GTCATTATGGTCACTGGAGATCACCCAATCACAGCCAAGGCCATTGCCAAGGGAGTGGGCATCATCTCAGAGGGCAACGAGACAGTGGAGGACATTGCAGCTCGTCTCAACATACCTGTCAGCCAGGTCAACCCCAG gGATGCCAAGGCCTGTGTGATCCATGGTACAGACCTAAAAGATCTATCTCAGGATCAGATGGACGACATCCTGAGGAATCACACAGAGATTGTCTTTGCCAGGACCTCCCCACAACAGAAGCTCATCATTGTAGAGGGCTGCCAGAGACTG GGTGCCATTGTAGCTGTTACAGGTGATGGTGTGAATGACTCCCCTGCGCTGAAAAAGGCCGACATTGGTGTTGCCATGGGAATCTCAGGCTCAGATGTGTCCAAACAGGCTGCAGACATGATCTTGTTGGATGACAACTTTGCCTCTATTGTCACAGGAGTGGAAGAAG GCCGTTTGATCTTTGATAACCTTAAGAAGTCCATTGCCTACACCCTGACCAGCAACATCCCAGAGATCACCCCGTTCCTGTTTTTCATCATTGTCAACATTCCCCTGCCACTGGGAACCATCACCATCCTCTGTATTGACCTGGGAACTGACATG GTGCCAGCTATCTCACTGGCTTATGAAACAGCTGAGAGCGACATCATGAAGCGTCAGCCCAGGAACCCATTCAGGGACAAGCTGGTGAATGAGAGGCTTATCAGCATTGCCTATGGACAAATTG GTATGATCCAGGCTCTGGGAGGCTTCTTCGCCTACTTTGTCATCTTGGCTGAAAATGGTTTCCTGCCCAGTCGACTAGTAGGCATCAGGCTCAAATGGGATGACCGCTCTGTCAACGACCTGGAGGACAGCTATGGGCAGCAATGG ACATACGAGCAGAGGAAGATTGTGGAGTTCACATGCCACACCGCCTTCTTTGTTAGTATTGTAGTAGTGCAATGGGCTGATGTCATCATCTGCAAGACCAGACGTAACTCTGTGTTCCAGCAGGGCATGAG GAACAAGATCTTGATCTTCGGCCTGTTTGAAGAGACAGCCCTGGCTGCCTTCCTGTCCTACTGCCCAGGCATGGATGTGGCACTCAGGATGTACCCTCTAAA ACCTACCTGGTGGTTTTGTGCATTCCCCTATAGTTTTCTCATCTTTGTTTATGATGAAGTCCGAAAACTTCTCCTCCGCCGGAACCCTGGAG GTTGGGTGGAAAAGGAGACATACTATTGA
- the atp1a3b gene encoding sodium/potassium-transporting ATPase subunit alpha-3b isoform X1 gives MGYGRSDSYRVATTQDKSDRSPKKKKGTKDMDDLKKEVPITEHKMSIEEVCRKFQTDIVQGLTNAKAAEFLIRDGPNALTPPPTTPEWVKFCRQLFGGFSILLWIGAILCFLAYAIQAATEDEPAGDNLYLGIVLTAVVVITGCFSYFQEAKSSKIMESFKNMVPQQALVIREGEKVQINAEEVVAGDLIEVKGGDRIPADIRVVSAHGCKVDNSSLTGESEPQSRSPDCTHDNPLETRNVAFFSTNCVEGTARGLVICTGDRTVMGRIATLTSGLETGKTPIAKEIEHFIQIITGVAVFLGVTFFILAIILGYTWLEAVIFLIGIIVANVPEGLLATVTVCLTLTAKRMAKKNCLVKNLEAVETLGSTSTICSDKTGTLTQNRMTVAHMWFDNQIHEADTTEDQSGAAFDKSSVTWLSLARIAGLCNRAQFKAGQDSFPILKRDVAGDASESALLKCIELSCGSVRMMRDKNKKVAEIPFNSTNKYQLSVHETEDPNDNRYLLVMKGAPERILDRCSTIMIQGKEQPMDEELKEAFQNAYMELGGLGERVLGFCHQMLPEDQYPKGFAFDTEDVNFQTDNLCFVGLMSMIDPPRAAVPDAVGKCRSAGIKVIMVTGDHPITAKAIAKGVGIISEGNETVEDIAARLNIPVSQVNPRDAKACVIHGTDLKDLSQDQMDDILRNHTEIVFARTSPQQKLIIVEGCQRLGAIVAVTGDGVNDSPALKKADIGVAMGISGSDVSKQAADMILLDDNFASIVTGVEEGRLIFDNLKKSIAYTLTSNIPEITPFLFFIIVNIPLPLGTITILCIDLGTDMVPAISLAYETAESDIMKRQPRNPFRDKLVNERLISIAYGQIGMIQALGGFFAYFVILAENGFLPSRLVGIRLKWDDRSVNDLEDSYGQQWTYEQRKIVEFTCHTAFFVSIVVVQWADVIICKTRRNSVFQQGMRNKILIFGLFEETALAAFLSYCPGMDVALRMYPLKPTWWFCAFPYSFLIFVYDEVRKLLLRRNPGGWVEKETYY, from the exons tatGGGCGGTCAGACAGTTACCGCGTTGCCACCACACAGGACAAAAGTGACCGATCCcccaagaagaagaaggggacCAAGGACATGGATGACCTGAAGAAGGAAGTGCCCATT aCGGAACATAAGATGTCCATAGAGGAAGTATGCAGGAAATTCCAGACTGACATTGTCCAG GGACTGACCAATGCCAAGGCAGCAGAATTTCTGATTAGGGATGGTCCCAATGCTCTCACCCCTCCTCCCACCACCCCGGAGTGGGTCAAGTTCTGTCGCCAGCTGTTCGGTGGATTCTCCATCCTGCTGTGGATCGGCGCCATCCTCTGCTTCCTGGCCTACGCCATCCAGGCAGCCACTGAGGACGAACCTGCAGGAGACAAT ttgTACCTTGGTATTGTGCTCACAGCTGTCGTCGTCATTACTGGTTGCTTCTCATACTTTCAAGAGGCCAAGAGCTCCAAAATCATGGAGTCTTTCAAGAACATGGTGCCTCAg CAAGCATTGGTGATCCGTGAGGGTGAGAAGGTACAGATCAACGCTGAAGAAGTGGTGGCCGGAGATCTGATTGAAGTGAAGGGAGGAGACAGGATCCCTGCTGACATCAGGGTGGTTTCTGCTCATGGCTGCAag GTTGATAACTCCTCACTAACAGGCGAGTCAGAACCTCAGAGCAGGTCACCTGACTGCACTCATGACAACCCCTTGGAGACCCGAAACGTTGCTTTCTTCTCCACCAACTGTGTGGAAG GCACAGCGCGTGGCCTTGTTATCTGCACTGGAGACCGCACAGTCATGGGTCGCATTGCTACTCTGACCTCTGGCCTGGAGACCGGCAAAACCCCCATCGCCAAAGAGATCGAGCACTTCATCCAGATCATCACAGGCGTGGCCGTCTTCCTGGGTGTCACGTTTTTTATCCTCGCTATCATCTTGGGTTACACCTGGCTGGAGGCTGTCATCTTCCTCATTGGTATCATTGTGGCTAACGTGCCAGAAGGGCTGCTGGCCACTGTCACT GTATGTCTGACCCTGACTGCCAAACGTATGGCTAAAAAGAACTGCCTGGTGAAGAACTTGGAAGCTGTGGAAACCCTGGgctccacctccaccatctGCTCTGACAAGACAGGCACCCTGACCCAGAACAGGATGACTGTGGCCCACATGTGGTTTGACAACCAGATCCACGAGGCCGACACCACCGAGGACCAGTCTG GTGCCGCTTTTGACAAGAGCTCAGTGACATGGTTGTCTCTGGCTCGCATCGCTGGTCTGTGTAACCGCGCTCAGTTCAAAGCTGGACAAGACTCATTTCCCATCCTGAAGCGTGACGTGGCCGGCGATGCCTCAGAGTCCGCCCTGCTGAAATGTATCGAGCTTTCCTGTGGCTCAGTCAGGATGATGAGGGATAAGAACAAGAAGGTGGCTGAGATCCCCTTTAACTCCACCAACAAATACCAA CTCTCAGTGCATGAGACGGAGGATCCCAATGACAACCGCTACCTGCTGGTGATGAAGGGAGCCCCTGAGAGGATCCTAGACCGTTGCTCCACTATCATGATACAGGGCAAGGAGCAACCTATGGATGAGGAGTTGAAGGAAGCTTTCCAGAATGCCTACATGGAGCTGGGAGGATTGGGAGAGAGAGTACTGG GTTTCTGCCACCAGATGCTGCCAGAAGACCAGTACCCCAAGGGCTTTGCCTTTGACACAGAGGATGTCAACTTCCAGACAGACAACCTTTGCTTTGTTGGCCTCATGTCCATGATCGACCCTCCTCGTGCTGCTGTGCCTGATGCTGTTGGCAAATGCCGATCTGCTGGTATCAAG GTCATTATGGTCACTGGAGATCACCCAATCACAGCCAAGGCCATTGCCAAGGGAGTGGGCATCATCTCAGAGGGCAACGAGACAGTGGAGGACATTGCAGCTCGTCTCAACATACCTGTCAGCCAGGTCAACCCCAG gGATGCCAAGGCCTGTGTGATCCATGGTACAGACCTAAAAGATCTATCTCAGGATCAGATGGACGACATCCTGAGGAATCACACAGAGATTGTCTTTGCCAGGACCTCCCCACAACAGAAGCTCATCATTGTAGAGGGCTGCCAGAGACTG GGTGCCATTGTAGCTGTTACAGGTGATGGTGTGAATGACTCCCCTGCGCTGAAAAAGGCCGACATTGGTGTTGCCATGGGAATCTCAGGCTCAGATGTGTCCAAACAGGCTGCAGACATGATCTTGTTGGATGACAACTTTGCCTCTATTGTCACAGGAGTGGAAGAAG GCCGTTTGATCTTTGATAACCTTAAGAAGTCCATTGCCTACACCCTGACCAGCAACATCCCAGAGATCACCCCGTTCCTGTTTTTCATCATTGTCAACATTCCCCTGCCACTGGGAACCATCACCATCCTCTGTATTGACCTGGGAACTGACATG GTGCCAGCTATCTCACTGGCTTATGAAACAGCTGAGAGCGACATCATGAAGCGTCAGCCCAGGAACCCATTCAGGGACAAGCTGGTGAATGAGAGGCTTATCAGCATTGCCTATGGACAAATTG GTATGATCCAGGCTCTGGGAGGCTTCTTCGCCTACTTTGTCATCTTGGCTGAAAATGGTTTCCTGCCCAGTCGACTAGTAGGCATCAGGCTCAAATGGGATGACCGCTCTGTCAACGACCTGGAGGACAGCTATGGGCAGCAATGG ACATACGAGCAGAGGAAGATTGTGGAGTTCACATGCCACACCGCCTTCTTTGTTAGTATTGTAGTAGTGCAATGGGCTGATGTCATCATCTGCAAGACCAGACGTAACTCTGTGTTCCAGCAGGGCATGAG GAACAAGATCTTGATCTTCGGCCTGTTTGAAGAGACAGCCCTGGCTGCCTTCCTGTCCTACTGCCCAGGCATGGATGTGGCACTCAGGATGTACCCTCTAAA ACCTACCTGGTGGTTTTGTGCATTCCCCTATAGTTTTCTCATCTTTGTTTATGATGAAGTCCGAAAACTTCTCCTCCGCCGGAACCCTGGAG GTTGGGTGGAAAAGGAGACATACTATTGA